In Erigeron canadensis isolate Cc75 chromosome 1, C_canadensis_v1, whole genome shotgun sequence, a single window of DNA contains:
- the LOC122585233 gene encoding TMV resistance protein N-like, giving the protein MLSAIRESHIALIIFSENYADSSWCLDELSYIMKCKEYTGQIIIPVFYNVDPSDVRKQTGQFGKAFAKHELSKNNKNKVESWKKALVDASNIAGWEPKLVANGYEARCIQEIVVSILDKFPNADSVVDDENLVGMGTRLQKLRSDLRVGSGGVRMVGIWGVGGGGKTTLAFSAYMKLRVQFHGHCFIANIREKITSNGLEKLQETILSEVLKTKVSVTSVQEGRCKIQSMLCRRNVLIVLDDVDHLEQLKALAGCHEWFGDGSRILITTRDLHLLITHRVDVVSDISLLSHDEALRLFNRRAYNENKLVEDYKMLSQRVVHYAAGLPLALIVLGSFLYDKDKDEWLSTLDRLKYIPETDIVEKLKISYDGLNLVEKELFLDIACFFRRERKYEAMEILDACGFHPAIGVNVLIQKALITVSEYGEFDMHDLVQEMGHYIVRGEHPYNPEKHSRVWREEDIEEICSRNATMENGNIEAIQFDADVRSSNFIILVSNMKKLRFLKVTTTSFDKEPNFYLSNELRYIDWEGYPASLFHESFQPRKLVVLKIERSLQKELWMGYKYLPCLKEMKLSYMKALVRTPDFGGLPCLQKLVLERCESLEEIHQSFGNHASLVDVFVNICDKLTRFPTIVKMEKLEILTISECKALIEFPEIEASMDSLIELYLSEVGIKVLPSTIGECCTNLSVLSLEDCSELKSIDGNLHALKGLKNFELKCCQQFEKLPKDLFNENLDELRLLLDRHSIKQLIPSSVPHSLTKLGLNWCKLEDGDIPNEIGELSNLRELDLLHNDFTRLDFSLLRLIRLKLLDLSLCENLVELPELPSSLAILKADFCESLKVIKDDVHRRCKWLCEVSIQGWRKNTSGGERLLHSMLQGKGVKSGCMILQLKGLEIPRGFEPRVVRGRRCRMQVPENWYTQFSGILLCIVLNNDGDYFDLTKITTRMKHEKLTGDSIRMQDSQEDMYWEETVNNRNTCMMYISFGSLRNTLWWDQTSTAFQLKIDSLDDKYRVNGCGSKLIPKTSVTTTTDSSFDGVSDDYTCRLKILHDSKSAFKFSIDR; this is encoded by the exons ATGTTGAGCGCTATCCGTGAATCACATATTGCTCTCATTATATTCTCTGAAAACTATGCCGATTCTTCATGGTGTTTGGATGAACTTTCATATATTATGAAATGCAAGGAATATACCGGCCAAATCATAATTCCTGTATTTTATAACGTGGATCCCTCAGATGTGAGAAAACAGACAGGGCAATTTGGCAAAGCATTTGCCAAACACGAGTTGTCtaaaaacaacaagaacaaaGTTGAATCATGGAAAAAAGCACTTGTTGATGCAAGTAATATTGCAGGATGGGAACCCAAGCTCGTAGCCAATGG GTATGAAGCAAGATGTATCCAAGAGATTGTCGTTTCCATATTAGATAAATTCCCAAACGCAGATTcagttgttgatgatgaaaacCTCGTTGGAATGGGAACTCGATTGCAAAAGTTGAGATCCGATTTAAGAGTTGGATCAGGTGGTGTGCGAATGGTTGGGATATGGGGGGTTGGGGGTGGCGGTAAGACCACTCTTGCATTTTCTGCTTATATGAAACTACGTGTGCAATTTCATGGTCACTGCTTTATAGCCAATATTAGGGAAAAAATTACATCAAATGGCTTAGAAAAATTACAAGAAACAATTCTCTCAGAggttttaaaaacaaaagtgtcaGTGACGAGTGTTCAAGAAGGAAGATGCAAGATTCAAAGTATGTTATGTCGTAGGAATGTGTTAATTGTTCTTGATGACGTCGATCATCTTGAACAACTAAAGGCTTTAGCTGGATGTCATGAATGGTTTGGTGATGGAAGTAGAATATTAATAACAACTAGGGATTTACATTTGCTAATAACTCATAGGGTAGATGTGGTCTCTGATATTAGTTTATTATCACATGATGAAGCTCTTAGACTCTTTAATAGGCGTGCTTATAATGAGAATAAACTCGTAGAAGATTATAAGATGCTTTCACAACGTGTGGTGCATTATGCTGCTGGGCTCCCCTTAGCCCTGAttgttttgggttcttttttgTATGACAAAGACAAGGATGAGTGGCTTAGTACCTTGGATAGACTAAAATATATTCCAGAAACGGACATTGTGGAAAAGCTCAAAATCAGCTATGATGGACTTAATCTTGTGGAGAAAGAGTTATTCTTAGATATTGCTTGTTTTTTCAGGAGAGAGAGGAAATATGAAGCAATGGAGATACTTGATGCTTGTGGTTTTCACCCTGCTATAGGGGTAAATGTGCTAATACAAAAGGCTCTCATTACTGTTTCAGAATATGGTGAGTTTGATATGCATGATCTAGTACAAGAAATGGGCCACTACATAGTTAGAGGGGAACATCCTTACAATCCTGAAAAACATAGCAGGGTTTGGCGAGAAGAAGATATTGAAGAAATATGTTCAAGAAATGCAACAATG GAAAATGGTAATATTGAAGCCATACAATTTGATGCTGATGTTCGCTCATCCAATTTCATTATACTTGTTTCAAACATGAAGAAACTAAGATTTCTTAAAGTGACTACTACTTCATTTGATAAAGAGCCAAATTTTTATCTTTCAAATGAGTTGAGGTATATAGATTGGGAAGGTTATCCTGCAAGTCTATTCCATGAAAGTTTTCAACCAAGGAAGCTTGTTGTTTTAAAAATCGAAAGAAGCTTGCAAAAAGAACTTTGGATGGGCTACAAG TATCTACCATGTTTGAAAGAAATGAAACTCTCTTACATGAAAGCACTAGTCAGGACACCTGATTTTGGAGGACTTCCGTGTCTGCAGAAGTTGGTACTCGAGAGATGTGAAAGTTTAGAAGAGATTCATCAATCATTTGGAAATCATGCAAGTCTTGTTGAtgtatttgtaaatatttgtgaCAAGCTTACAAGGTTTCCGACCATTGTTAAGATGGAAAAACTAGAGATTCTTACAATTTCAGAATGCAAAGCACTTATTGAGTTTCCAGAGATTGAAGCAAGTATGGATAGCTTGATAGAGTTATATTTGAGTGAAGTTGGGATAAAAGTCCTACCCTCAACAATCGGAGAATGTTGTACCAACCTTAGTGTGCTGAGTTTGGAAGATTGTTCCGAATTGAAAAGCATAGACGGCAACTTACATGCCTTAAAAGGTCTGAAGAATTTTGAATTAAAATGTTGCCAACAGTTTGAAAAGTTGCCAAAAGAtctatttaatgaaaatttggATGAGCTTCGTTTATTGTTGGATAGACATAGTATAAAACAACTTATTCCTTCTTCCGTGCCACATTCCTTAACAAAGTTGGGTCTCAACTGGTGTAAGCTAGAAGATGGAGATATACCCAATGAGATTGGTGAGTTATCCAACTTACGAGAGCTAGATCTGTTGCATAATGATTTTACACGATTAGATTTCAGCCTCTTGCGACTTATTCGCCTCAAACTTCTCGATCTGAGTTTGTGTGAAAATCTTGTTGAATTGCCTGAGCTCCCATCAAGTCTAGCTATTCTCAAGGCAGACTTTTGCGAATCACTTAAAGTCATCAAAGATGATGTTCAtagaagatgtaaatggttatgTGAAGTATCAATACAGGGATGGAGAAAGAATACAAGTGGTGGGGAGAGATTACTACATTCTATGCTTCAg GGAAAGGGAGTTAAAAGTGGGTGTATGATCCTTCAGCTAAAAGGACTAGAGATTCCGAGGGGGTTTGAACCCCGTGTGGTAAGAGGGAGGAGATGCAGAATGCAAGTTCCAGAGAATTGGTACACTCAATTTTCTGGTATCTTACTCTGCATAGTTCTCAATAATGACGGCGATTACTTTGATTTAACAAAGATAACTACTCGTATGAAGCATGAGAAGCTAACAGGTGATTCGATAAGAATGCAAGATTCTCAAGAAGACATGTATTGGGAGGAGACTGTTAATAATAGAAATACGTGTATGATGTAtatttcatttggttcattgagAAACACTTTATGGTGGGATCAAACATCCACTGCCTTTCAGCTAAAAATTGACTCACTTGATGATAAATATAGGGTTAATGGGTGTGGGTCTAAACTCATTCCCAAGACAAGTGTAACAACTACCACGGATTCCTCCTTTGACGGTGTTTCTGATGATTATACATGTCGATTGAAGATCCTACATGATTCCAAGTCTGCTTTCAAATTCTCTATTGATAGATAA